In Drosophila willistoni isolate 14030-0811.24 unplaced genomic scaffold, UCI_dwil_1.1 Seg767, whole genome shotgun sequence, the genomic window CGGTGCGGACAATGCGGTTCGATCTTGTAGTCCGTCCACAATGTATTTGACCCCATCGGTGTCTACAAAATTGCACTGCTGagcaatatttcgcataatgatgaaatGAGTGACTTTTTGTACTATCACAAGGGCATCCTTCAGCTCGTTCCAGGTTGTAATCTTTTCATATGTCATGTATGCTTTAGCAGATCCCTCCAGCAGTCGGTTGCCCAACGACCAACATTGGGCATCACTCAGTACATACACTTTAGCCGCTTTCTCTTCTTTGTCTCAAGGTACTTCCTTGgccgctagcaactcaaacaatgcggttttatttaatttaaggATCTCGGTGTATTTCATAAAACTACTTTCTTTAGGGCAAACCCCACACCTGATTTGTACTCTCTCTATTTTTAGTAATTTATCCCTAgggattgtctttatattttcggattttatttcttttaaattaattgcaCATGTGGTCTTATTGCCTATATTTggagagagtgtgcccgtaccccacCTTAGtatattatacccttttagtgcgacaaaattcggttatcggggaaataaTTCACTGAGGAGTggagcgggcttatttaagacattcttaatgtttacaatataaaacttttttctCGTTAACAGACATAGAGAAGGGAAGATTAACAAAAAACGGACCGACGGACATGTCGATATGAACTcatctcgtcgtgctgatcaagaatatataaataatattaaagtCCTTTAAtattcgtttttatttatttgtggCAAGTAATTAAACGGATTGCGGCTTagttttaaagaaaataaaggCAATTGACAGCTCACCAGGGTGCCAAACCCAACGACACCAACCAACGGAGTGGCCTCACTCCAAAGTTGATCCTTGGGCCGCCACCTTGTGAAATTTATCGATACTTATCGCCAAGCAACTATGAGTGTAGGCGCCAAATCCAAGACCCATTGGGATGGGTCTTCTTGTccatatactttatatggtcggagatgcttcattctatgcgttgcacacttctgaccaaaaattaatatacgcTTATTGCAAGGTTATAAAAATAgaataggttaaaataaagatGGCTACAATTAATTACATGAAAGGAAGGGCAATAGCGCAGTTTCCGAACCGTTAACGCggcaaagtctgttgtagCCGTTACATAGTATACAAAAAGGTTTATGCAGAGTAAAGTTAGTTGTGCAGGTAGGCAGTATAAGCGGTAATTGTGGGTCTTTCTAGATGGAATAGAAATATTAATCTGGCTCAAAAACGCTATTtcctaataaaaaaaagtgttcAATTTTATGATAGTGTTGCCAGATGACACATATCGGATATACAAATACGCAggttttttaaaacttttgtttgCACTATTTtctaagaaagaaaatactgTTAactttacaatatttattgattttagtttagttCTTTAGTTTTTATGTACGAcatttggcatctggcaacatTATCTCAAAATTTGGCAGCTTTTAGCCGGAATTAGCTATTTTTAGCTATAATCCCGACAAAAACAtagtttttcatttgttaattacacaaaaactacataataaatcgcTAAGGCGCtctaagtaaatatttaccctgAATTATAGAATTAACGAATGTTCGCCTGCTCTGGCAGCCCGCGTATTCGAGTATctcgaaatttttttttttatcccgcttaaaacataatttttcttgTCTCAAATGTGCTTAGTCTTTCATCATTTTCGTTGGTCTTTGTTTTTGACCCTTGACCTAACTTTGCATTTTACCAACACTTTGGCACACCAAATACCCATGCGcatccatctgtccgtccatCCGCCCGTATCAATTAAAACTAGAGCCAACAGAACTATACCCTTcgcccatatttttaaatatctaCGCATAAAATTACACTTTGACAAAGTtcataagcaaaaaaaaaagtaaacgtACTCAAACTTGCTGGGTCGATTGTTggataatttattttttttatgtgcaGAGATATTATTGTTGATtcaaacaaaatagaaaatgttTCGAACATAGCTAAAGTCTAATCAAGTTTGGGAAGCCATTAACAAGCAAGCTCTCCATCTTCCTCGCAATCAGAGGAAGTGGTAGCACTGAAAAGTGGAAGTTGATCAAGCAAACGATATCCGGCATCTTTAAAATTCCTAGCTTTAAGCTaatgaatgaaaattattataatttgcACTAGCATTTGCACACAAGCATTTGCACATTTTCTGCCTCTTACCATTAACTGTTGATATTGACAATCATAGGCATTAAGGGCTTTGTCTCTCTCTTGCAGTTCTTTATGCAGCACGTCAATTTCCATTTGCTGGTATTTGACACGCTGGATGGCGCAATTGGCTGCTATTAATTGCTGCTTCATTTCATCACAACGGCACTAATAAAAGGTGCgtgaaaaaaattgtatcGATTTAAAAAATGACTGGGATTACCTTTAACATAGCTTCATTACATTTCGATCTGTCCACCTCAGTTTCATAATAGTTTTGCATTTCTTGCATCTCTTTTTCCATTTCATCGATATATTGATCCTGTTCGCTTAAATTAAAAACGAAATCTTCCGAAATACGATCCGCCTGTTCGGCCTTTTGCTGCAGTTGatctattttattttctagATCGGACAATACCTCCGTTTTCTTACGTAGTGCATTGCGCTCCTGAAGAATTTTATTAATGTTGTCTACATCTTTATCCGGAGAGAAAGAATATTTGTCAGTTGGACGTCCACTTTTGATATTATCAGCTCCTTTTTCCCCATTAAGTTTAGGGGCCTTTAGTTGTACATCCTCAGCTTCCCGTAGTATAGCCAACTCCTTTGCAAAATTGTCAAtcttatttttcaaataagAAACGTCGTTGCTCTTTTCGGGATTAAGCATTAAACTCTCCATCACACAACGCTTCGACTGCTTTTCAATGAGACGTTTGAGATTCGCGTTTTCTGCCTCGAGAATGTCGAATGCTTTGTTCATATCATCAACGGACTTTAGCAAATCATACAACTCCTTTTCATCAATGGCAGTGATCTTTTTGGCATCGGCTAgttcttttatctttttttttaggacCTTACTATTTTCTGAGTCATAACGTTGAGCCATAATACGCTTAATTTCGTAAATTTCGTCACTTGCTGTTCTCAGCAAATCCTCAGAGTCGGCCAGGCGTTTTTGTAGTACATTATTTTTCACCAGCAATTCCTTCATTCGGGTAATTGTACCATCAGCTGCATTTATAAGACTATCATTCACGATTAGATTACTACCATAATAAACACCTGGATCAGCAGCTTCGCTTCCAAATCCACCGGGTTTACCAATACCGCTATAACCAGAAAAACCACCTGTTTCTATAATATCCTTTCTATTATTCAAATGGATCCCTTTTAGTCCAACTGTGCCCTTGCCTTGGTCACTCACTTTTTGACTACGACCGACTCCAAACGTTTCAGATCCAACACCTGAGATCAGCCCTCGCCGACTATCACTCGCAGTATTACAGGCTACCAAATCAGCCACAAAACGAGACTTCTTGTCGTTATCTGCTGCCCAAGACCGATCGTCTATGGTGGAAGGGTAACTCTTTAGTTTAACACAAACTTCTTGGCAAGTAAAGTCATATGACTTGTTCATAAACGGGACAtcaaaaaattctttttgtGTTGAGAATGCCATTGTGAGAGTTTGGAAacgtaataattttattctacaaaattcaattttttcttatatGTTCAAAGATGCGACAATTTcactaaattttcaaaatctaTGATTTTTCCGGAAACATTAGTATTGAATATATGGAACTATTATTAAACATGACGCAATCCAAaaaaagataataaaataagTTTGTCTTTGGTGACtagattgaaatatttttaaaaatttagcACACAAAAGATTACAAGCCTACTCAAAACGGATCTATGACATTCAACTCTGGACACAGCTTCTAACTCAAACATTGAAATATGTGTCGTGTTGTAGCCTTTTTGTTTACGATATTGCAAGTTCGAATCGAATGTCATTAATTTCCAATTTCTTGAACGGCGACATCTACCGGTCAGAATCGTTAGGGTCTTGAATGACGGGGTGAATTTTTTGTAAGTTTTTGGGATAAGGTTGGCTAGAAGTTAAATCAGCATGGCTCTGTTCTTTCTATTTGAGTATTATGCAGTGTCTAATTGTAAGTCTACTTTAAACTGTGCGGTTTTGAATTTGAgctaaaaggaaaaaataagaaagttTTTCCGAAcactcgaaaaaaaaaattatatatatgttcCCAATTCAAGTACATTATTCAACACTcttactctttccttacctatggTCTTCAAAGTGGAAAACGGTTTTATCaaaaaagtctaatgtttgcgaaagaacgtcttacaatcttagcataggaaataacgaagaagATCTTATTTAGCACGGTTAAGAACAGACTAGTCTTCTGTATTCTATGTATTAAAGTATTTTACTACATATTTAGCGCCTGTCATTGTATTTTGTTTCATTAGTTTGGCGGTGATCACAATAACGATGTGTCAGCAGTGTATCTTGTCTTCTAAAAAGCCTCATTatagttttgtttttccatGGTACCAATGATAATGTATGAAAGACTCATTATTTATGAActcaagtttttgttttttttttttacgtttaatatatttgttgaatctactcttagaGCGAAActacaagtttgagatattctTGTTAGGCTAGTGCTTAAGCTAAATTCTGGGCATAATGCAGGCGGCCAATTTTTATGAAGATGTTTCTTTTAGAGCTGTAttatatagtgatccgatcctgATAATTCTTATactataataaaataataaaaagcacagaaaaaaaatttcagaccgatagctcttaagatggctgagtaaaacgcatacgcatggacagacagacggacattgctatatcgactcagcttctcatgataatcaggaatatatatatacttatacttatatactttatggggtcggaaacgacTACTTCTGttaaaaatgttaataatGCAAGAACTGAAGACAAACTTCCTACCTGTGTTCAAAAACTCCCTAGAAGAGCTCTGCACCAAGTATACAGATATTTTCAGCCTAGAAACCGAACCAACTACAACAAATAAGTTttacaaacaacaactaaGATTTAAGATTGatttaaagaagaaataacaagCCAAGTCGATAAACTCATTGAAGACAAAATAGTATAATAGTCCGCTTACCAGGATGGAAAACAATCGATGGCGATTAGTAATAGACCACCGtcaaataaaccaaaaactattgtCAGATATATTCCATTAGTATTATTGATCCCTTTTCACCAAATAGAATTAGAAGGTAAATCGCGAAGCATTACGTCATTTTCCATTAGCAATGGATCTTATCAGTTTATCTACCGTAAGAAAATAGCACCAAGAATGATGACAAATGCTTTCTGTGGATTAAACACTTCTCAAGCATTCTTTTATATGGATGACTTAAAAGTAATAGTAACACATTAAGTGATATTCTTGGGTCACAAATGTGCTGGAATACAAAGGAATATTGCCTGATGACACCAAATACGATAGTGATAGAAGATTCGTAGCTTTTTGCAACTACTGCAgactttttattaaaaacttcgcAGAACCTTCACGTCCGATTACAATCGTGTTAATGTAAGAAGAACGtagattttgttttgtgcAAAGAATGACAAAAATGATTTGAGTATCTGAAACAAGCTATAATAAAACCTACACTGCTACAGTATCCAAATTTTAACAAAGAATGCATAATAACAGATGCTAGCAAATATGTATGTGGAAAATCTTGACTCAAACTTATGTTGATAAGCAGATACCAGTAGCATACGCTTCTCGTTCATTTACTAAAGgtgaaagtaataaaaacagtgtaagtaataaaaaaaactgtgGTATTACACACTTCCGCCCATGTATAAAACGTGAACGTTTCAGAGTCAAAACAGACAATAGACCACTAACATATTTATCCTCTATGGTTAATCTAAGGTCAAAGGTAACTAGAATGAGACATGATCTAGAAGAATATGTGTTCACAATAGAATAACTGAAgggaaaaaataattttgttgcgGATGCATTATTCCGAATTACGATACATGATATGATACAAAATACATGAAGTACTATGCAATGATGAAGTACAAAAAGAGAGATCTTGCATATAACACATAATTTATGTTTCCTTAAACatgggaaaaaagttattGCAATAATTGAGATTAGAGATCCAAGGGAGATCTCGATTATGATCAGTTTTTTTAAAGGCTTGTTTTTTGAGACGTCATGTAAAAGACTACattaataaatgtaaaaaatgCCTAAGTCATATACGACGAGGCACATCGAAACACTCTTAATCATTACCGAAACCCCCATGCATGCTTTTGACAGAGTAATAGTGGAAACCACTGGtcccaaaaaaattaaaaagttttttctttaacGCAAGTACCCTGTTGCTTTGATTGCGTGTAattcttgtttgttttattagtCATCCCGTTGTTTTCTTGTAGTTAACATGTCAATGGAGTTACAAAGTTCCGAAACGGAAATATTTTTAGTAGGGGACGTAAAACATCAAATCACCGGTTCTAAACTTCCCTCTAACGGGCAAAAACTGGTAGTTTTGTTCTATAATATTCATGAAGTAACTTAAATGTCAGTGATAGTGCAAAGCTCATAACTCGTGAGTGTATTAGGTATTGGGAATAGGCACGTAAACCGACAAGATCAATACCCAACTGTGTTAAATAACTAgttaacatatacatatacatacatacataccaagTTTGGAGAGAATtacaaaaaaatgcaaaaaaactCAAGAAGTGTTTAAACAAAGTCGAAAGGAATTTGTTTCAAACTTAAGCAATTTGTTTTTAGATTAGAATAAATGAAGACAAGTCCTTCTTGCATCGCCATAGAGAACCAAGTCGGCCTGGTCACTTAGCCGAAGCGGACAAACAAGTAACAGacaaagaggaaaggacgcGGCTTAGAATCATCGAGGGGAAAAAGTGTGttgctaaatatttttcatccTTAGCTCTATTAACATCATCTTAGGAACTACCTCTAGAAGAGTCATCTTCTGATTCTGAAATAATAGAATTAGCAGAAAATAGGCCCAGCGCAAGAAAAGCCTCCTCTCAGCCCAACTGCCAAGTGAGATGCCGCAATAGACAGGTGTCAGTTAAGTGTGAGGGATTCTGTCTTTTTAATTGACTACTATTGAGGCTCTGGGGCACAATACGGATGAATTCCCTATAAGCAAGTCCTCCATTCATATAGTTCGTACGGAAATGCGAAAAGAAGGGGCTGaaactttaaaaattgattttcaaagCAAGGTCCCGGACACGGTAAATGTCCACTGGGACAGCAAACTGTTGCCAGCTCTAAATTCACGTACAAGTAAAGAAGAACGCCTTCGCCTAAAGAACAAATTATTGCTGTTTCTAAGTTGGCAGATGCAGTTTGGAATGCTATTTCGAAGTGGAACCTTAAGATTCTGCAGATTCTCTGTTGTGATACTACTTCATAAATGGAGCATGTGTGCTTCCCGAACAAAAACTGGGTAGAGAAGAAAAGAATACTCATACTAAATACTAAAGTGCGCGTTTATATAGCGCCGTACTTACATTTACTTTCTTAAGAAAAACACTATCACTCACTAAAAGAAAACTGCTTCGAATtcacaatttaaatttcagaCTTTTTCGACAAAAAAATGAGTTTTcactttaactttaatttttgaatttttgtgaaggtgatttgaaaaagaaaagtcatAACGCTAACTAACAATATGAGCAGCGAAAGCAGTGCAAGCAGTGAACGCAGGTTACTATGTGAAACTTATATTGCTCGCTTTTAGGGATAAAACGtttatatagtcatatatccgactccaatacccaataacatataaatatttcggcccctaaaaatcataacgtaaacaattgtcccctcaaaaccaaagcgtatgaacgctaatccataaaaattaacataaacaatcgaacacttgaagtaataattgtccccctcaaaaccaaagcgtatgaacgctaatccataagaactaacataaacaattgaacacttgaaataataattgtccccctaacaaccaaaggcgtgagaacgctaactcagcacttaaaatcggaccaatcaaatcgtcgaagtatcaaccacgccaccaaagggctcccaaatttagctataaatataaccataagacatttttgtattcagttctaagtttcctttcaaataataaagtacgttacttaactcacgaaaaatatcttttttttccttatcgagaaaatcgaatatttaattggcgcagtcggtaggattggaaaaaaaaaagttattctatccgtgttacatatagaatcgttatccgtgtgttacatagaactGGTGAATAACtattgtagtgaactgttattctatccgtgcgacgtgtagaactgttatctgtgcgttacatagaattagtgaataatcactacaaaataaatttccgatccgacatcaagaatttacgggtagtgctcaacagtgaaaaatattttctgccaactgtgcgcggaagtATCAACTGTGCGTTGcaaacaaagagaaaaatatttacgccaactgtgcgcgaaaatattaactgtgtgttacaactattaaatccaattgaggaacaaaaaccgccaacttgtgtgcgaacaaaaaaccaaaatccaaaataaaacataaccaaaacccagaaaattaacaaaacaaaacaccacaaaaaacccagaagatcaacaaaacaacacatcactaaaacccaaaaaaaaaaaaaaaaaaaaaaaaaaaaaacaaaacaacacatcactaaaacccagaaaaaaaaaacccaaaacaaaccatcactaaaacaaaaaaaaaaaaaaaaaaaaaaaccaaaacaaaccatcactaaaatccagaaaaatcaaaaaatttaaaagatataaaatggctgtagaactcacagaagcccacctcaaccaagcactgtcttcattaagacaggtggcaaattacgatggagctccagaaaatctgacgtcgtttataaggaggatcgattttattatgcacctatatccaaccaaCGATATAAGGCAGCACAACATACTGTTCAGTGCTATTGAGATGCAGCTTACcggagaagcacaacgactctcacaaattggacaatctAACACCTGGCCGGAGCTAAGGACACTCCTTATCAACGAACTAaaaacgcagaccccctgtgaggaacttttgcgacgcctctacaacaccagctacgcaggaaatcttcgtaagttcgtcaccgaattagaagataagtcttacattataacaaacaaattaagtctagaaaacgacgCGAATAACACCGCGCTCTATACAAACGCGTTAAATAACACCATCAAAGacgtaataaataaaaaattacccgatagactATTCATGAcattagctagatacgatataaccacagtcagtaaattgaagcaagtagctcaaagagaagggttatacgaaaatagtataacagaaataagaaagtcaaatcaaagccaaaatcagaatcaaaaaggtggaaaaacttttgtacccaatagtacaattccgtctcaaacaaagcaatcagatacaataccaaaccaaaaactattccaagaatttcaacagaaattaaatattgacagggctcaaaatccaatgaataatcaacagcaaaacaactattcaaagaataatgtagcaaaccagcctacaaaaaggcaaaga contains:
- the LOC6644470 gene encoding cingulin-like protein 1, with protein sequence MAFSTQKEFFDVPFMNKSYDFTCQEVCVKLKSYPSTIDDRSWAADNDKKSRFVADLVACNTASDSRRGLISGVGSETFGVGRSQKVSDQGKGTVGLKGIHLNNRKDIIETGGFSGYSGIGKPGGFGSEAADPGVYYGSNLIVNDSLINAADGTITRMKELLVKNNVLQKRLADSEDLLRTASDEIYEIKRIMAQRYDSENSKVLKKKIKELADAKKITAIDEKELYDLLKSVDDMNKAFDILEAENANLKRLIEKQSKRCVMESLMLNPEKSNDVSYLKNKIDNFAKELAILREAEDVQLKAPKLNGEKGADNIKSGRPTDKYSFSPDKDVDNINKILQERNALRKKTEVLSDLENKIDQLQQKAEQADRISEDFVFNLSEQDQYIDEMEKEMQEMQNYYETEVDRSKCNEAMLKCRCDEMKQQLIAANCAIQRVKYQQMEIDVLHKELQERDKALNAYDCQYQQLMLKARNFKDAGYRLLDQLPLFSATTSSDCEEDGELAC